The DNA region ATTCCTTCACTGCTCGGATATTCACCTGGGGAGAAGACCGATCGGCTCCCCGAACAGCCCGTATTCGTCTGCAAGGTATGAAGACTATTTTTCGGCCTTCGATTACGTTGTCGAATGGGCCGTACAGAACAGACCGGAGGCCTTCTTCATAACGGGTGATCTCTTTGACAAGAGAGACATCAATCCCGACACTCTTGCCAGAACGCAGAGTATTCTCTCCAGACTGAAAGAAAACGGCATCAGGGTGCTGGCTATAGAGGGAAACCACGACAAGAGCTTCAGCGCAAACGAGTCCTGGCTGAGATTTCTCCACGAGACAGAGTATCTGGAGCTGCTCTGCCCGGTTCAGGGCGAAAAGGACATCGTCTTTCCGAACGTCAGCATCGAAGGTTTCAAAGTGTTCGGACTTGGTTATCCCGGCTTCATGGCCGAGGAGATGATCCTCAAAGCTTCTTCTTTTCTCGAAGGCAAAGACAACATAATACTTGTCCACACGGCGCCCGGGAACGACAACTTCATTCCCGGCCTTGTGTCACCCGAAGTCTTGAAGATTCTTAGGTCGAAGGTGATCTATGCCGGGGGCGGGCATCTGCATTCTCAACTCGCTTTTCCTCTGGAAGAGCCGTTCTTCTTCGTTCCCGGATCGCTCGAATACTGGGACGT from Mesotoga infera includes:
- a CDS encoding exonuclease SbcCD subunit D; amino-acid sequence: FLHCSDIHLGRRPIGSPNSPYSSARYEDYFSAFDYVVEWAVQNRPEAFFITGDLFDKRDINPDTLARTQSILSRLKENGIRVLAIEGNHDKSFSANESWLRFLHETEYLELLCPVQGEKDIVFPNVSIEGFKVFGLGYPGFMAEEMILKASSFLEGKDNIILVHTAPGNDNFIPGLVSPEVLKILRSKVIYAGGGHLHSQLAFPLEEPFFFVPGSLEYWDVWEKDKKGFYVFDTQTRKADFHDSLRRERQEFSFFPGEGDDLDRFVNEHEIHGGAIVLVTVTGSGEFYVDPVRLEREIESCGALKAFVRVRRTDREITLDDYRLLSARDIEREVILGSREWKELGARGEDLVGAIEKMKQAQEDGRYDLFKESVDALLEAIVGGGS